One segment of Channa argus isolate prfri chromosome 17, Channa argus male v1.0, whole genome shotgun sequence DNA contains the following:
- the paplnb gene encoding papilin b, proteoglycan-like sulfated glycoprotein isoform X1 has protein sequence MNILQVLVLLQLLAGPAFALTRPTHDYWGEFGPYGPCSRTCGTGVAMRTRKCITSRTDGGHNCRGSSKSFRTCNTQECPVGSHDFREEQCFQFDRTNFQGKRHTWVPYYGASNPCELNCVPRGENFFYRHRAAVVDGTPCYVGRTDICVEGICRVLTHEEFMGLEEDTNSVHSAAPVAVAPHPRETLTYIYKTGVYSPCSASCNGGMQYRSVECWVQDPVNPRVVEETYCITQRRQRPQTQQACNLHPCAAEYSVSSFSVCSVTCGEGQQTREVICVGPGGEHLPDDNCSGLERPASVKACRRPACYTHITWHVTEYGLCTKSCDGGVRERRVNCFDTDLNPYPETQCGLADRPVSVEACNTQACPGAQTVASVQNPRAHENTLRGFVPHVPVDPSASRPHTSTASDPSPSVVDPHCLQSFYGCCPDGHTAVTGPRHEGCDCGHTRYGCCLDGVTPAEGFGRAGCPEYQTTVQHTPPPSAGSVCSLPRDEGPCDTWKVRFFYDSGSGKCTEFWYGSCQGNGNNFESLEACQRECGGGVREPPPAPRRQTPGRQFIRGPLRARA, from the exons GACAGATGGAGGACATAACTGCAGGGGATCCTCAAAGTCCTTCCGAACCTGTAATACACAA GAATGCCCAGTTGGATCCCACGATTTCAGGGAGGAGCAGTGCTTCCAGTTTGACCGTACAAACTTTCAAGGCAAACGTCACACATGGGTGCCTTACTATGGAG CATCAAATCCATGTGAGCTGAACTGTGTCCCAAGAGGAGAGAACTTCTTCTATCGGCACAGAGCTGCTGTGGTGGATGGGACACCATGTTACGTGGGCCGCACGGATATCTGTGTGGAAGGCATCTGCAGG GTTCTGACTCACGAGGAGTTCATGGGCTTGGAAGAAGACACTAATTCTGTacactctgctgctccagtcGCTGTTGCTCCTCACCCCAGGGAGACACTTACATATATCTACAAAACTGGTGTCTACAGTCCGTGCTCAGCCTCTTGCAATGGAGGAATGCAGTATCGCAGTGTGGAGTGTTGGGTTCAGGACCCAGTGAACCCCCGTGTGGTGGAGGAGACTTACTGCATTACCCAGCGCCGGCAGAGGCCACAGACTCAGCAGGCCTGCAATTTGCATCCATGTGCTGCTGAGTACAGCGTCTCCAGCTTTAGTGTG TGTTCTGTAACCTGTGGGGAAGGCCAGCAAACACGGGAGGTGATCTGCGTGGGACCAGGAGGTGAACATTTGCCCGACGATAACTGCAGCGGACTTGAACGACCTGCCTCTGTCAAGGCCTGCCGCAGGCCTGCCTGTTACACACACATAACCTGGCATGTGACTGAATATGGACTG TGCACTAAAAGCTGTGATGGTGGTGTGAGGGAGAGGAGGGTTAACTGCTTTGACACAGACTTGAACCCCTACCCAGAGACCCAATGTGGATTAGCTGACAGACCTGTGTCTGTGGAGGCATGCAACACACAGGCCTGCCCTGGAGCACAAA CGGTCGCAAGTGTACAGAATCCAAGGGCACATGAAAACACCTTAAGAGGATTTGTTCCTCATGTTCCCGTAGACCCTTCAG CTTCCAGGCCACATACAAGCACTGCTTCTGACCCCTCTCCTTCAGTGGTTGATCCTCACTGCTTGCAGTCATTTTATGGCTGCTGTCCTGATGGCCACACTGCAGTCACTGGGCCCAGGCATGAGGGCTGTGACTGTGGTCACACCAG GTATGGTTGTTGTTTGGATGGAGTTACTCCAGCTGAAGGATTTGGAAGGGCTGGATGTCCTGAGTACCAGACAACTGTG CAGCACACACCACCCCCCAGTGCTGGTAGTGTATGCTCCCTGCCTCGTGATGAGGGCCCTTGTGATACCTGGAAAGTCCGCTTCTTCTATGATTCAGGCTCTGGCAAATGTACAGAATTTTGGTATGGGAGCTGCCAGGGCAATGGCAATAACTTTGAGTCCCTAGAGGCATGCCAAAGAGAATGTGGAGGTGGGGTGAGGGAGCCCCCACCTGCACCTCGCAGACAAACCCCAGGAAGACAATTTATCAGGGGCCCTCTGAGGGCAAGGGCATAA
- the erh gene encoding enhancer of rudimentary homolog codes for MSHTILLVQPTKRPEGRTYADYESVNECMEGVCKMYEEHLKRMNPNSPSITYDISQLFDFIDDLADLSCLVYRADTQTYQPYNKDWIKEKIYVLLRRQAQQAAK; via the exons ATG tCGCACACAATTTTGCTTGTCCAGCCGACCAAGAGACCCGAGGGCCGCACCTATGCTGACTATGAGTCCGTGAATGAATGCATGGAAG GTGTTTGCAAAATGTATGAAGAGCATCTGAAGAGGATGAATCCAAACAGTCCCTCTATCACTTATGACATCAGTCAGTTGTTTGACTTTATTGATGACTTGGCAGATCTGAGCTGTCTTGT GTACAGAGCTGACACCCAGACATACCAACCTTACAACAAAGACTGGATCAAGGAAAAGATATATGTCCTGCTACGGCGTCAGGCTCAGCAGGCAGCAAAGTAA
- the paplnb gene encoding papilin b, proteoglycan-like sulfated glycoprotein isoform X2, whose amino-acid sequence MNILQVLVLLQLLAGPAFALTRPTHDYWGEFGPYGPCSRTCGTGVAMRTRKCITSRTDGGHNCRGSSKSFRTCNTQECPVGSHDFREEQCFQFDRTNFQGKRHTWVPYYGASNPCELNCVPRGENFFYRHRAAVVDGTPCYVGRTDICVEGICRVLTHEEFMGLEEDTNSVHSAAPVAVAPHPRETLTYIYKTGVYSPCSASCNGGMQYRSVECWVQDPVNPRVVEETYCITQRRQRPQTQQACNLHPCAAEYSVSSFSVCSVTCGEGQQTREVICVGPGGEHLPDDNCSGLERPASVKACRRPACYTHITWHVTEYGLCTKSCDGGVRERRVNCFDTDLNPYPETQCGLADRPVSVEACNTQACPGAQTVASVQNPRAHENTLRGFVPHVPVDPSASRPHTSTASDPSPSVVDPHCLQSFYGCCPDGHTAVTGPRHEGCDCGHTRYGCCLDGVTPAEGFGRAGCPEYQTTVHTPPPSAGSVCSLPRDEGPCDTWKVRFFYDSGSGKCTEFWYGSCQGNGNNFESLEACQRECGGGVREPPPAPRRQTPGRQFIRGPLRARA is encoded by the exons GACAGATGGAGGACATAACTGCAGGGGATCCTCAAAGTCCTTCCGAACCTGTAATACACAA GAATGCCCAGTTGGATCCCACGATTTCAGGGAGGAGCAGTGCTTCCAGTTTGACCGTACAAACTTTCAAGGCAAACGTCACACATGGGTGCCTTACTATGGAG CATCAAATCCATGTGAGCTGAACTGTGTCCCAAGAGGAGAGAACTTCTTCTATCGGCACAGAGCTGCTGTGGTGGATGGGACACCATGTTACGTGGGCCGCACGGATATCTGTGTGGAAGGCATCTGCAGG GTTCTGACTCACGAGGAGTTCATGGGCTTGGAAGAAGACACTAATTCTGTacactctgctgctccagtcGCTGTTGCTCCTCACCCCAGGGAGACACTTACATATATCTACAAAACTGGTGTCTACAGTCCGTGCTCAGCCTCTTGCAATGGAGGAATGCAGTATCGCAGTGTGGAGTGTTGGGTTCAGGACCCAGTGAACCCCCGTGTGGTGGAGGAGACTTACTGCATTACCCAGCGCCGGCAGAGGCCACAGACTCAGCAGGCCTGCAATTTGCATCCATGTGCTGCTGAGTACAGCGTCTCCAGCTTTAGTGTG TGTTCTGTAACCTGTGGGGAAGGCCAGCAAACACGGGAGGTGATCTGCGTGGGACCAGGAGGTGAACATTTGCCCGACGATAACTGCAGCGGACTTGAACGACCTGCCTCTGTCAAGGCCTGCCGCAGGCCTGCCTGTTACACACACATAACCTGGCATGTGACTGAATATGGACTG TGCACTAAAAGCTGTGATGGTGGTGTGAGGGAGAGGAGGGTTAACTGCTTTGACACAGACTTGAACCCCTACCCAGAGACCCAATGTGGATTAGCTGACAGACCTGTGTCTGTGGAGGCATGCAACACACAGGCCTGCCCTGGAGCACAAA CGGTCGCAAGTGTACAGAATCCAAGGGCACATGAAAACACCTTAAGAGGATTTGTTCCTCATGTTCCCGTAGACCCTTCAG CTTCCAGGCCACATACAAGCACTGCTTCTGACCCCTCTCCTTCAGTGGTTGATCCTCACTGCTTGCAGTCATTTTATGGCTGCTGTCCTGATGGCCACACTGCAGTCACTGGGCCCAGGCATGAGGGCTGTGACTGTGGTCACACCAG GTATGGTTGTTGTTTGGATGGAGTTACTCCAGCTGAAGGATTTGGAAGGGCTGGATGTCCTGAGTACCAGACAACTGTG CACACACCACCCCCCAGTGCTGGTAGTGTATGCTCCCTGCCTCGTGATGAGGGCCCTTGTGATACCTGGAAAGTCCGCTTCTTCTATGATTCAGGCTCTGGCAAATGTACAGAATTTTGGTATGGGAGCTGCCAGGGCAATGGCAATAACTTTGAGTCCCTAGAGGCATGCCAAAGAGAATGTGGAGGTGGGGTGAGGGAGCCCCCACCTGCACCTCGCAGACAAACCCCAGGAAGACAATTTATCAGGGGCCCTCTGAGGGCAAGGGCATAA
- the smek1 gene encoding serine/threonine-protein phosphatase 4 regulatory subunit 3, whose product MTDTRRRVKVYTLNEERQWDDRGTGHVSSGYVERLKGTSLLVRAESDGSLLLESKINPNTAYQKQQDTLIVWSEAENYDLALSFQEKAGCDEIWEKICQVQGKDPSVDITQDVVDESEEERFDDMSSPGLELPPCELNRLEDLAELVASSLPSPLRREKLALAVENEGYIRKLLELFRICEDLDNREGLHHLYEIIKGIFLLNRTALFEVMFSEECIMDVIGCLEFDPTVPQPRRHREFLTKTARFKEVIPISDPELRQKIHQTYRVQYIQDMVLPTPSVFEENMLSTLHSFIFFNKVEIVGMLQDDEKFLTDLFAQLTDEATDDDKRHELVNFLKEFCAFSQTLQPQNRDAFFKTLSNMGILPALEVILGMDDVQVRGAATDIFSYLVEYNPSMVREFVMQESQQNDDDILLINLIIEHMICDTDPELGGAVQLMGLLRTLVDPENMLATANKTEKTEFLSFFYKHCMHVLSAPLLANTTEEKPSKDDFQTSQLLALILELLTFCVEHHTYHIKNYIINKDILRRVLVLTASQHAFLALCALRFMRRIIGLKDEFYNRYIMRNFLFEPVIKAFLNNGSRYNLMNSAIIEMFEYVRVEDVKSLTAHIVENYWKALEDVDYVQTFKGLKLRYEQQRERQDNPKLDSMRSILRNHRYRRDARTLEDEEEMWFNADEDDLEDGEAVVPPSDKMKSEEDLMEPISKFMERKKLKDTEDKDVLGKSSLSGRQNPSFKLSFSGSTKTSLSSPPSSASLNPGSPGSPGSPGSGARSSPSSTTVTTKGGLVGLVDYPDDDEEEDEEDEDGENKEEPLPPSKKSKLSS is encoded by the exons ATGACTGACACTCGGCGAAGAGTCAAAGTTTATACCCTCAACGAGGAAAGGCAGTGGGATGACCGTGGGACCGGGCATGTCTCCTCGGGCTATGTGGAGCGATTGAAAGGCACATCTCTGCTGGTGCGAGCAGAGAGTGATG GTTCCCTACTGCTGGAGTCCAAAATCAACCCGAATACAGCCTACCAGAAACAACAG GATACATTGATAGTATGGTCAGAGGCTGAAAATTATGATCTGGCACTTAGCTTCCAAGAGAAGGCTGGATGTGATGAAATCTGGGAGAAAATATGCCAG GTTCAGGGAAAGGACCCATCGGTGGACATCACGCAGGATGTGGTGGATGAGTCTGAGGAGGAGCGCTTTGATGACATGTCATCACCAGGTCTGGAGTTACCACCATGTGAACTGAACCGTTTGGAGGACCTGGCTGAGCTGGTTGCGTCTTCACTCCCATCGCCACTGCGGCGTGAAAAGCTGGCGCTGGCTGTCGAGAACGAGGGCTATATTCGCAAGCTCCTGGAACTGTTCCGTATATGTGAGGATTTGGATAACAGAGAAGGgctgcatcacctgtatgaaaTAATTAAGGGCATCTTCTTGCTCAATCGTACTGCACTGTTTGAGGTGATGTTCTCTGAAGAGTGTATTATGGACGTCATTGGTTGTCTGGAATTTGACCCAACAGTTCCACAGCCAAGGCGGCATCGGGAGTTTCTAACTAAAACAGCCCGCTTTAAAGAGGTGATCCCTATTTCTGATCCTGAACTGCGTCAGAAAATACACCAGACGTATCGGGTGCAGTATATTCAGGATATGGTGCTGCCCACACCCTCTGTTTTTGAGGAAAACATGCTGTCCACCCTGCActccttcatcttcttcaatAAGGTGGAGATTGTGGGCATGTTACAG GATGATGAGAAGTTCCTGACAGACCTCTTTGCACAGCTAACCGACGAGGCTACTGATGATGACAAAAGGCATGAACTG GTGAACTTCCTGAAGGAATTCTGTGCTTTCTCACAAACGTTACAACCTCAAAACAGAGACGCCTTCTTCAAGACATTGTCAAACATGGGCATTCTACCTGCTTTAGAGGTCATTTTG GGAATGGATGACGTTCAGGTGCGTGGGGCAGCTACTGATATCTTCTCTTATCTGGTGGAGTACAACCCCTCAATGGTACGAGAGTTTGTTATGCAGGAGTCCCAGCAGAATGATGAT GACATCTTGCTGATCAACCTGATCATAGAACATATGATCTGTGATACAGACCCAGAACTTGGGGGGGCAGTGCAGCTGATGGGCTTGCTACGGACTTTAGTGGACCCAGAGAACATGCTGGCTACAGCTAAT aaaacagaaaagacagagTTCCTGAGCTTTTTCTATAAGCACTGTATGCATGTCCTCTCAGCTCCATTACTGGCCAACACCACAGAGGAAAAACCTAGCAAGG ATGACTTTCAAACTTCCCAGTTGCTGGCTTTGATTTTGGAGTTGCTGACATTTTGTGTTGAGCACCACACCTATCACATCAAGAACTATATTATCAACAAGGACATTCTCAGGAGGGTACTGGTGCTCACTGCCTCTCAGCACGCCTTCCTAGCACTAT GTGCCCTGCGATTCATGCGGCGAATCATTGGTTTGAAGGATGAATTCTACAATCGCTACATCATGAGAAATTTTCTTTTTGAGCCAGTCATTAAGGCCTTTCTAAACAACGGCTCACGCTACAATCTAATGAACTCAGCCATCATTGAGATGTTTGAGTATGTCCGTGTG GAGGATGTGAAGTCTCTCACAGCTCATATAGTAGAGAATTACTGGAAGGCCCTTGAGGATGTGGACTATGTCCAGACATTCAAAGGCTTAAAGCTGCGTTatgaacagcagagagagaggcaaGACAATCCAAAACTGGATAG CATGCGCTCTATCCTGAGGAACCACCGCTACCGTCGAGATGCACGAACtttggaggatgaagaggagatgTGGTTCAATGCAGATGAGGATGACCTTGAGGATGGTGAGGCCGTAGTTCCTCCATCTGACAAGATGAAGAGTGAGGAAGACCTCATGGAACCTATAAGCAAGTTcatggagagaaagaaat TAAAAGACACAGAGGATAAAGACGTTCTGGGGAAGTCAAGCTTATCAGGCAGACAGAACCCCAGCTTCAAACTTTCATTTTCTGGCTCTACTAAAACTAGTCTGTCCAGCCCTCCTTCATCTGCCTCGCTGAACCCAGGTTCTCCAGGATCACCGGGGTCTCCTGGTTCAGGGGCTAGGAGCTCGCCCTCCAGCACAACTGTAACCACAAAG GGAGGTTTAGTGGGACTGGTGGACTAtcctgatgatgatgaggaggaggatgaggaggatgaggatggaGAGAATAAAGAAGAACCTCTTCCACCTTCTAAGAAGTCCAAGCTAAGCTCCTAA